A genomic window from Flavobacterium johnsoniae includes:
- a CDS encoding ATP-binding protein, which produces MRIKTKLNLGVGLLFLMIIILSLVSGYSVFLIKADTENILKANYNTLEYSRNMILSLDEIKASPDSKIHVFKEYLEKQTQNVTEPGEKEATENLEKSFMLLEQNGSNETIKAKIRQDIFAIMKLNLDAIKQKSDIAKLTAENANLWIAIVGSLCFLIAFNLLVNLPNNIANPIKELTFSIKEIANKNYSERVHFTSHSEFGDLAKSFNTMAQKLQEYNDSNLYKLFFEKKRLETLINNMNDPIIGLDHEGIVLFANDEALKIVGLKLEDVIGKSASALALSNDLIRSLILKDESDAPKKQPLKIYAHGKESYFEKEILNITIIPTGEEKEINIGDVIILRNITLFKELDFAKTNFIATVSHELKTPIASIKLSLQLLENEKTGDMNDEQKQLVESIKDDSQRLLKITGELLNLSQLETGNIQLNIEKSNPHQIVNYAVEAVKVQAEQKQIQLIIDADENLTEVKADSEKTGWVLINYLSNAIRYSSEKSTIHIKLKKELNQIVFQVIDTGKGIDTRYKDKVFDKYFQVPGSQKSGTGLGLAISKEFIEAQNGSVGVESNLGLGSTFWFSLKV; this is translated from the coding sequence ATGAGAATTAAAACCAAATTGAATCTGGGAGTTGGATTATTATTTTTAATGATCATTATACTTTCGTTAGTGAGCGGTTATTCTGTTTTTTTGATAAAAGCAGACACAGAGAATATTCTGAAAGCGAATTATAATACGCTGGAATATTCGCGAAATATGATTTTGTCTTTGGATGAAATTAAAGCGAGCCCTGATAGCAAGATTCATGTTTTCAAGGAATATCTTGAAAAACAAACGCAAAATGTTACCGAACCTGGAGAAAAAGAAGCAACTGAGAATCTGGAAAAAAGTTTTATGCTTTTAGAACAAAACGGATCAAACGAAACCATAAAAGCAAAAATCAGACAGGATATTTTTGCGATTATGAAACTCAATTTAGATGCCATAAAACAGAAAAGTGACATCGCAAAACTCACTGCCGAAAATGCCAATTTATGGATTGCCATTGTGGGAAGTTTATGCTTCTTGATTGCTTTTAATTTGCTGGTTAATCTGCCCAATAACATTGCCAATCCGATTAAAGAATTGACATTTAGTATTAAGGAAATTGCGAATAAAAACTATTCCGAACGTGTTCATTTTACAAGTCATAGCGAATTTGGAGATTTGGCCAAATCGTTTAATACAATGGCGCAAAAACTTCAGGAATATAACGACAGTAATTTGTACAAACTCTTCTTTGAAAAGAAACGACTGGAAACTTTAATCAATAATATGAATGATCCTATTATTGGTCTAGATCATGAAGGAATTGTTTTGTTTGCGAATGATGAAGCGCTAAAAATTGTTGGTCTAAAACTGGAAGATGTTATCGGAAAATCGGCTTCTGCTCTAGCCTTGTCCAATGATTTGATTCGGTCTTTGATTTTGAAAGATGAATCAGATGCTCCTAAAAAACAACCGCTTAAAATTTATGCGCACGGAAAAGAAAGTTATTTCGAAAAAGAAATTCTGAACATTACCATAATTCCGACGGGAGAAGAAAAAGAAATCAATATTGGTGATGTGATTATTCTGCGAAATATTACGCTTTTTAAAGAACTGGATTTTGCTAAAACCAACTTTATTGCCACAGTTTCGCACGAATTAAAAACGCCAATTGCGTCTATAAAATTAAGTCTTCAATTACTTGAAAATGAAAAAACGGGCGACATGAACGACGAACAAAAACAATTGGTCGAAAGTATAAAAGATGATAGTCAGCGCCTATTAAAAATTACAGGCGAACTGCTTAATCTATCTCAATTAGAAACCGGAAATATTCAATTGAATATTGAAAAAAGCAATCCGCATCAGATTGTAAATTATGCTGTTGAAGCCGTAAAAGTCCAAGCGGAACAAAAACAGATTCAATTAATTATTGATGCTGATGAAAATCTAACTGAAGTAAAAGCCGATAGCGAAAAAACTGGCTGGGTTTTGATTAATTATTTATCGAACGCGATTCGGTATTCTTCTGAAAAAAGTACCATTCATATCAAACTAAAAAAAGAATTAAATCAAATTGTGTTTCAGGTTATCGATACCGGAAAAGGAATTGATACGCGATATAAAGACAAAGTTTTTGACAAATATTTTCAGGTTCCTGGAAGTCAAAAATCAGGAACGGGATTAGGATTAGCTATTAGTAAAGAATTTATTGAAGCTCAAAATGGAAGTGTTGGCGTTGAGAGTAATTTGGGGTTGGGAAGCACGTTTTGGTTTTCGTTGAAGGTATAA
- a CDS encoding sensor protein KdpD, translating into MEQKNNNAQHFLDLIQKSRKGKFKIYIGMSAGVGKTFRMLQEAHSLLKNGIDVKIGYIETHMRKETHELLAGLPIIPRRTIFYKGKELEELDVQAIINLRPEVIIVDELAHTTVEGSKNEKRWQDVLEILEAGINVISAVNIQHIESLNEDVKRITNIDVQERIPDNVLRLADEVVNIDLTSEDLIARLKEGKIYTPDKIQTALTNFFKSEQILQLRELALKEVASQVVRKVENEVPNLHALRHEKLLACISSNDKTAKIVIRKTARLSSYYNGLWYVLYVETPQESSNKIALDKQRHLINNFKLAVQLGAEVIKLENKNIADAILATVEEKQITTVCIGKPHLNLFKVILSTTIFRRLLNKLSLSNVDLVILS; encoded by the coding sequence ATGGAACAGAAAAATAATAACGCACAGCACTTTCTCGATTTGATTCAGAAATCACGAAAAGGGAAGTTTAAAATCTACATTGGAATGAGTGCCGGTGTGGGCAAAACTTTTCGTATGCTTCAGGAAGCGCATTCGTTATTGAAAAACGGAATCGATGTAAAAATTGGCTACATCGAAACTCATATGCGAAAGGAAACGCATGAATTATTAGCGGGTTTGCCTATAATTCCGAGACGGACCATTTTCTATAAAGGAAAAGAATTGGAAGAATTGGATGTTCAAGCTATAATTAACCTTCGTCCAGAAGTAATTATTGTTGATGAATTGGCGCATACAACCGTTGAGGGAAGCAAAAATGAAAAACGCTGGCAGGATGTTTTAGAGATTCTGGAAGCTGGAATTAATGTGATTTCAGCTGTCAATATTCAGCATATTGAAAGTTTAAATGAAGATGTAAAACGAATTACAAACATTGATGTTCAGGAACGTATTCCTGATAATGTTTTGCGATTGGCAGATGAAGTCGTGAATATAGACTTAACATCGGAAGATTTGATTGCCCGATTGAAAGAAGGAAAAATTTATACTCCGGATAAAATTCAGACAGCTTTAACGAACTTTTTTAAATCGGAACAGATTTTACAACTTCGGGAATTGGCTTTGAAAGAAGTAGCGAGTCAGGTCGTTCGGAAAGTTGAAAATGAAGTTCCGAATCTTCATGCTTTACGACATGAGAAACTTTTGGCCTGCATTAGCAGTAATGATAAAACGGCTAAAATTGTGATTAGAAAAACAGCAAGACTCTCCAGTTATTATAACGGATTGTGGTATGTTTTGTATGTGGAAACCCCACAGGAAAGCAGTAATAAAATTGCTTTAGACAAACAAAGGCATTTAATTAATAACTTTAAACTCGCCGTACAATTGGGTGCAGAAGTTATTAAACTAGAAAACAAAAATATTGCCGATGCGATTTTGGCAACCGTAGAAGAAAAACAAATTACAACTGTATGTATCGGGAAACCGCATTTGAATTTATTTAAAGTAATTTTGTCTACAACAATTTTCAGGCGTTTGCTAAACAAACTTTCTTTATCGAATGTTGATCTTGTTATTCTGTCGTAA
- a CDS encoding porin encodes MKKIILTALIAFGFSNLHAQEESKSPLTFSGYVDAYYSYDFGKPENHTRPNFFYSYNKSNEVNLNFGMAKVNYSKENIRGNFALMAGTYAEYNMSAEQGLLKNVYEANVGLKISKNHNLWVDAGIMPSHIGFESAIGKDCQTLTRSILAENSPYYETGVKIGYTSESGEWYLAGMYLNGWQRIEKVEGNQTPAFGTQVTYKPSDRVALNWSTYVGNEQPDIDKKWRYFNNFYGQFKVTEKTNITAGFDIGSQQSAKGSDKYDTWFSPVLILQYKPVDKIQLAVRGEYYSDEKGVIIATETPNGFKTYGFSANFDYLVTDNVMFRIEARNLSSKDEIFTNKDNLPTDTNTFVTTSLAISF; translated from the coding sequence ATGAAAAAAATAATACTTACTGCTTTAATCGCTTTTGGTTTTAGCAATTTACACGCACAAGAAGAATCTAAAAGTCCATTGACATTTTCGGGATATGTTGACGCTTATTATAGTTATGATTTCGGAAAACCGGAAAATCATACTCGGCCAAACTTTTTTTACAGTTATAATAAAAGCAACGAGGTAAACCTGAATTTTGGAATGGCGAAAGTGAATTATTCGAAAGAAAATATTCGAGGGAATTTTGCCTTGATGGCGGGAACTTATGCCGAGTATAATATGTCTGCCGAGCAAGGTTTATTGAAAAATGTTTATGAGGCGAATGTTGGTCTAAAGATTTCGAAAAACCATAATTTATGGGTTGATGCCGGAATTATGCCTTCGCATATTGGTTTTGAAAGTGCGATTGGAAAAGACTGTCAGACTTTAACGAGAAGTATTCTGGCTGAGAATTCTCCTTATTATGAAACGGGAGTTAAAATTGGTTATACTTCTGAATCTGGAGAATGGTATTTGGCGGGAATGTACCTGAATGGCTGGCAGAGAATTGAAAAAGTGGAAGGCAATCAAACGCCTGCTTTTGGAACTCAGGTTACGTACAAACCATCTGATCGGGTTGCTTTGAACTGGAGTACGTATGTTGGAAATGAACAGCCGGATATTGACAAAAAATGGCGTTATTTCAACAACTTTTACGGACAATTTAAGGTAACAGAAAAGACAAATATTACAGCTGGTTTTGATATTGGATCTCAGCAATCGGCTAAAGGAAGTGATAAATACGATACTTGGTTTTCGCCTGTTTTGATTCTGCAATACAAACCAGTTGACAAGATTCAACTTGCAGTACGAGGTGAATATTATAGTGATGAAAAAGGTGTAATTATCGCAACTGAAACGCCAAATGGTTTTAAAACTTACGGATTTTCGGCTAACTTTGATTACTTAGTTACTGATAATGTTATGTTTAGAATTGAAGCAAGAAATCTTTCAAGTAAAGATGAAATCTTCACCAATAAAGACAATCTCCCAACGGATACGAATACGTTTGTAACGACTTCCTTGGCGATTTCATTTTAG
- a CDS encoding K(+)-transporting ATPase subunit C: MKNLFSIIKLTAVTLILFAVIYPLAIYGIAQLAPNQGKGETILVNGKVVGYQKIGQKFDKSNYFWGRPSAVDYNASGSAGSNKGPSNPDYLALVQKRIDTLLLVHPYLKKSDIPSDMVTASGSGLDPNISPQGALIQVKRIAKERNLAEAKVKSLVESKINTAVVGPETVNVLELNVALDQLR, encoded by the coding sequence ATGAAAAATCTATTTTCTATAATAAAACTTACTGCGGTTACCTTAATCTTATTCGCAGTTATTTACCCTTTAGCGATTTATGGAATCGCACAATTGGCTCCAAATCAAGGAAAAGGAGAAACTATTTTGGTTAACGGAAAAGTGGTTGGTTACCAAAAAATTGGTCAGAAATTCGATAAGTCGAATTATTTCTGGGGAAGACCTTCGGCTGTTGATTATAACGCGTCGGGAAGTGCCGGAAGCAACAAAGGCCCAAGCAATCCTGATTATTTGGCTTTGGTTCAAAAAAGAATTGATACGCTTTTATTGGTTCATCCGTATTTGAAAAAATCTGATATTCCGTCGGATATGGTTACGGCTTCTGGAAGTGGTTTAGATCCGAATATTTCTCCGCAAGGGGCTTTGATTCAGGTGAAGCGAATTGCTAAAGAAAGAAATTTAGCTGAAGCTAAAGTAAAATCTTTGGTGGAATCTAAAATTAATACGGCTGTTGTTGGTCCTGAAACGGTGAATGTTTTGGAATTGAATGTGGCTTTGGACCAGCTTCGCTAA